GGGATATTCTGTTCTCAGATTGAAGACACGGCCGTCGTTGAGTTCGATCTGGACCTTCACTGTATAACGAAGGTTTCTTGGCAGATTCTCAATTTCTTCGTCGGGATATACCTCGACTTTTTTGGCGTACTCGAGAATCCTCTGATCGCGGATCTTTTCTTCGTTAAACTGATCCACAAAGGCGTTTCCTTCAAGCATGGTCACGGCGCATACGTAGGGGTGGCTCAGCTGGGCCGCTACAACACTGGTAATGGCGTCAGCGTTCACCGAATATTTATGTGTAATGGAAGTGGTTCCAACCCTGATCTTTTTCACGTCGTCGGGATTGATCTCAGGGTGCTCCTGTTTGAATCTCCGCAGCGTATCGATGGTGGAATGTTTGCTTCGGCAAGTGGAGTAGAACTTCAAGCCTATGCCAAGGAGTTCCCACCGTTCTCCCAGTTCTCCAGCTGTGCGCTCTACGTTATAGATATCGTCTGTAAAGCAGTTGTAGAACCCGCCGAATTTATTCTCAAAAACATCCTCGATGCCGGTAAAGCCTTCTTTAGCCAGCAGACATCCAATAATGGCCCCTTCAGAAGACTTGGAGGGAACTATTCGCTTGGCCATGGAAGCGAACTGTACAGCCTGCAATCCGCTCGACCAGTTTCCGGTAATGCCCATGGCGTGGATCATCTGATCTTTGCTCAGCCCCAGCATCTTCCCCACCCCTGCGGCAGAACCGAAGGGGCAGCACGTACCCGTATTGTTAAAACCCTGATGGGCCAGCTCCATACCGATGGGAGCCGCTACCCGGCAGGCCACTTCAAAGGCCAGAACCGCGGCGGTGAGAAAATCTTTTCCCGAAACAGTGCCAAGGGTTTCGGCAAAGGCTGTAATGCAGCCAAGAACACCTGTGGAGACGTGGATGATACCGTCGGTGTGGGTATCGTCAAGCTCAAAGGAATTGATGGCAGAACCGTTGAGCATCATGGCCGATGTAACCGATGTCTTAACATTCGTACCCCAAACAGAGGCTTCCTGCCTGTCAGACATTTTCAAAAGTACGTCTTTATAGATCTTCATCCATGGAGTGGTGGAACCAAAGAGACCGCATCCATAGGAATCCAGCAGAATGTTCTTCAAATGGGTTGTGACCTCAACGGGGATATCTTCATATTTGAGCTGTGCGATAAATCGAGAAAGACCTTCATTAATTCTGTCTGCCATCTTGCTTCTCCTCCTTATAATTCACCTGATCTTATTTCAGATGCTGCACGTGATCGTACTGCCATTACCATAGAAGCATGTCGGTCAGTTCTTGAATCGGATTCGTTAAAGTGCCTTCATCCATTATCCAGTCCATAACTTTTTTCTGACGCCCAGCCGTCAGAACAGTCTGGGTCACATCCCTGAACTTATCCATCAGATCTTCATCAGACATGGGGTTAAGGGGATCTCCCTTGGCATAATCCACCCTTGACGCAAAAATCTGCCCGTCGGTATCGGTTATTTCTACAATGGTGGTTCGTATTTCAGGATAGGTCTTCTGAATCTCGGGATCTGCCTCTATTTCTATAAGAGAAGCTATCTTTTTAACCCTCTCGTCTTTAATACTCTCTTCCGTGTATTCCTGGAGACCGGCTCTTCCCCGCACGATCATGGAACCCATGCCGTACTGAAGGCTCAGTCTGGCGTGAAGCACTGTCTGGTAGTCGGGAATATCTGAACCCTGTTTGGCATTTTTGTGGGTCAGCACCCGAATGGATTGAATGTCATCCATCGTCATGGGGTGCCCCCTTAAAATATTTTCCACAGCCTCAACAGCGTAATGAACATACCGGCATGAACAGTAAGGTTTGAAGTATATTTTCTGGAATTCCCACTTCTCGCCAAGGTCTTTTTCAAGAATGGAAGGATTGAAGGTATCTGAAAAACAGTGGGCGAAGCCCAGACGGCCTTCAAGAATTTCTTCTGGCCCCGTAAAGCCATTTTGAGCGAGAAGGGCGGCAAACATGCCGTTTCGCGCCGCATTGCCCGGGTGAAGGTGTTTCACAAAAGAGCCGTCGATTTCGTACTGGTTAATACCTGAGGCCAGACTGCCAACAATGCCAATGGCCGAAACAAGCTCGTCCGCATTCAGCCCCAGCAGGCTGGCACTCACCACTGTGGTGCCAAAGGTTCCCACCGTTCCCGTGGGGTGAAAGCCCTTAAGATAGTGGGAGGGGTTAACCGAGGTGCCAATTCGAAGAGAAACTTCATACCCCAACGCAATGGCAAGAAGTACATCCTCCACAGTGGCTCCCCGCTCTTCCGCAAGAGCCAATGCAGCTGGAATCATAGAAGCCCCGGGATGGTAGGTCGCATACTTTGACCCGTCATCGAGCTCCAGGGCATGGGCCGCTACTCCATTGGCAAGAGCGGCATGAGCGCTATCAGTCTTAA
This region of Aminobacterium colombiense DSM 12261 genomic DNA includes:
- a CDS encoding MmgE/PrpD family protein; translated protein: MADRINEGLSRFIAQLKYEDIPVEVTTHLKNILLDSYGCGLFGSTTPWMKIYKDVLLKMSDRQEASVWGTNVKTSVTSAMMLNGSAINSFELDDTHTDGIIHVSTGVLGCITAFAETLGTVSGKDFLTAAVLAFEVACRVAAPIGMELAHQGFNNTGTCCPFGSAAGVGKMLGLSKDQMIHAMGITGNWSSGLQAVQFASMAKRIVPSKSSEGAIIGCLLAKEGFTGIEDVFENKFGGFYNCFTDDIYNVERTAGELGERWELLGIGLKFYSTCRSKHSTIDTLRRFKQEHPEINPDDVKKIRVGTTSITHKYSVNADAITSVVAAQLSHPYVCAVTMLEGNAFVDQFNEEKIRDQRILEYAKKVEVYPDEEIENLPRNLRYTVKVQIELNDGRVFNLRTEYPKGHPLNPFTEEELLWKFDSLAGKVFDCADRRKKIVDAVMHLEDLDNVKVLTNLLRKEA
- a CDS encoding MmgE/PrpD family protein; amino-acid sequence: MSDKTFSRKLAEFAADTSFSSLPEAIVHQARRCLLDTVGVIIAGSAMADSAQAIQGFVKKCAPAGKASVIGTLLKTDSAHAALANGVAAHALELDDGSKYATYHPGASMIPAALALAEERGATVEDVLLAIALGYEVSLRIGTSVNPSHYLKGFHPTGTVGTFGTTVVSASLLGLNADELVSAIGIVGSLASGINQYEIDGSFVKHLHPGNAARNGMFAALLAQNGFTGPEEILEGRLGFAHCFSDTFNPSILEKDLGEKWEFQKIYFKPYCSCRYVHYAVEAVENILRGHPMTMDDIQSIRVLTHKNAKQGSDIPDYQTVLHARLSLQYGMGSMIVRGRAGLQEYTEESIKDERVKKIASLIEIEADPEIQKTYPEIRTTIVEITDTDGQIFASRVDYAKGDPLNPMSDEDLMDKFRDVTQTVLTAGRQKKVMDWIMDEGTLTNPIQELTDMLLW